Proteins from a single region of Novosphingobium sp. CECT 9465:
- the pdxA gene encoding 4-hydroxythreonine-4-phosphate dehydrogenase PdxA has product MTPPLALSIGDPAGVGPELAAAAWAVRKTERLPLFFVVGSSRLVEQAVRARGLNVPVCAVKAPDEVADCFDGALPVLDIGDLAYTPGEPCDAGATLALNALSAATGLVRSGAASALVTGPVAKSRLARIGFTYPGQTEYVAQACGISPENAVMMLAGPSLRVVPITVHVSLRDVPDLLTVELIRNRAAITAAALSRDYGIVRPRLAVAGLNPHAGEDGRMGHEDADIVAPAVALLREAGIDAVGPLPPDTMFHAEARAGYDVAICMYHDQALIPLKALDFDAGVNVTLGLPIIRTSPDHGTAFGIAGTGTARVGPTIAALRMAGECATRRMNS; this is encoded by the coding sequence AGGCGTTGGCCCGGAACTGGCCGCCGCAGCGTGGGCCGTCCGCAAGACCGAGCGTTTGCCCTTGTTCTTCGTGGTCGGCTCTTCCCGGCTGGTCGAACAGGCCGTCCGTGCGCGCGGGCTGAACGTACCGGTCTGCGCGGTCAAGGCCCCGGACGAAGTTGCGGATTGCTTTGACGGGGCATTGCCCGTGCTCGACATCGGCGATCTTGCCTATACCCCCGGCGAACCGTGCGACGCTGGCGCAACGCTGGCTCTCAACGCCCTGTCCGCCGCCACCGGCCTTGTCCGCTCAGGCGCAGCTTCGGCGCTCGTCACCGGCCCTGTCGCCAAGAGCCGCCTTGCGCGGATCGGCTTTACTTATCCCGGCCAGACCGAATATGTGGCGCAAGCCTGCGGGATATCGCCCGAAAACGCGGTGATGATGCTGGCCGGGCCAAGCTTGCGCGTGGTGCCGATCACGGTCCACGTCTCCTTGCGCGATGTGCCCGATTTGCTCACGGTCGAGCTGATCCGCAACCGCGCCGCGATCACCGCTGCGGCGCTGTCACGCGATTACGGGATAGTCCGCCCACGCCTTGCCGTGGCCGGGCTTAACCCCCACGCGGGCGAAGACGGGCGTATGGGGCATGAGGATGCAGACATCGTCGCGCCCGCTGTCGCCTTGCTGCGTGAAGCCGGGATCGATGCGGTAGGCCCCCTGCCGCCCGACACGATGTTCCATGCAGAAGCCCGCGCCGGCTATGACGTGGCGATCTGCATGTACCACGATCAGGCGCTGATCCCGTTGAAAGCGCTCGATTTCGACGCTGGAGTGAATGTCACGCTCGGCCTGCCGATCATCCGCACGTCCCCCGATCACGGGACCGCCTTCGGCATTGCCGGAACCGGCACGGCGCGGGTCGGGCCAACCATCGCGGCGCTGCGCATGGCGGGCGAATGCGCCACGCGAAGGATGAATTCGTGA
- the rsmA gene encoding 16S rRNA (adenine(1518)-N(6)/adenine(1519)-N(6))-dimethyltransferase RsmA encodes MTELPPLRDVVNRHGLIATKALGQNFLFDEQLLSRIATVPGKLRGENVLEVGPGPGGLTRALLRAGANVTAIEMDKRCLPALAELSDAFPGQLTVIQGDATKIAPETLFDGPWHVAANLPYNVGTALFTGWLSGQPWPPQWKSLTLMFQQEVAERIIATSGSGAYGRLAVLAQWRSTPRIAMKVHRSAFTPPPKVMSAIVHVEPAAMPEGVSARMLERVTEAAFGQRRKMLRQSLKGLPGALEALEGLGIDSQRRAETLDVAEFVAIARVLTK; translated from the coding sequence GTGACCGAGCTTCCCCCGCTGCGCGATGTCGTCAACCGCCACGGACTGATCGCCACCAAGGCGCTTGGCCAGAACTTCCTGTTCGACGAACAATTGCTCAGCCGCATCGCCACGGTGCCGGGCAAGCTGCGGGGCGAAAACGTCCTCGAAGTCGGCCCCGGCCCCGGCGGCCTGACCCGCGCCCTACTGCGCGCGGGCGCCAATGTCACCGCCATCGAAATGGATAAGCGCTGCCTGCCGGCCCTTGCCGAACTGTCCGATGCCTTCCCCGGCCAGCTTACCGTAATTCAGGGCGATGCCACGAAGATCGCGCCCGAAACCCTGTTCGACGGGCCGTGGCATGTCGCAGCGAACCTGCCCTACAATGTCGGCACCGCGCTGTTCACCGGGTGGCTTTCAGGCCAGCCGTGGCCGCCGCAGTGGAAATCGCTGACGCTGATGTTCCAGCAGGAAGTGGCAGAGCGCATCATCGCCACCTCCGGTTCAGGCGCCTATGGCCGCCTTGCCGTGCTGGCGCAGTGGCGCAGCACCCCGCGCATCGCGATGAAAGTCCACCGCAGCGCCTTCACTCCGCCGCCCAAGGTGATGTCGGCCATCGTCCATGTCGAACCTGCCGCCATGCCCGAAGGCGTATCGGCGCGCATGCTCGAACGCGTGACCGAAGCCGCCTTCGGCCAGCGCCGCAAGATGCTCCGCCAATCCCTCAAGGGCCTGCCCGGCGCGCTGGAGGCGCTCGAAGGACTGGGAATCGACAGCCAGCGCCGCGCGGAAACTCTGGATGTGGCGGAGTTCGTGGCGATTGCGCGTGTACTGACGAAGTAG